CCTGATTGGCACCTTGATTGAACTCAACCGCTAAGCGGGCCAACGTCCcctaaggaggaggaggatgcaCTTTGGGAAGAGCGCATTCGTCAGGGTCGTATTGCACTTCTTCGCAATCAGAGTCATACTCTATAGCCCAGAGAATGTTAAGAGGAGCAGTCGGAGACTTACGAGCTTTTCGGAGGCCATCGTTGAAGCCCGTTGCATAAAAGAGAGTGGACTGTTCAAAGACCTTGCCTTTAAACTCATTTAACTTAAAGATATTTATTGACCTAGCTCTGGATAATCGACTCAGCATTCTCCCTAGCATCCACGATCTTCTTCTCATAGTCCTTGCATCGTGTAGAAAGATCGCAGACCTCACCCTCAAGTTGTCTCCTCACAGCTTCAGAAGCACTCAAGTCTCCCCGAACCCTACTCAACTCCAACTTGACCTCCCCCAGCTCCCCGGACAACTTCTGCATCTCCCCCTCGAGTTGGGCAGACCGGGCCAAAAGGCCTCTTTCCTTCTAGTCCGCAGAAGAGCTCTCTTGAGCGAGCTGGGCTTCTGCGATAGAGCTCTCCTCAGTAATTTGCATTTCCATAAGAGCAATCTTCTCACTCTAGGCTTGGTTATCTCAAAGAAGCCCTTCCAGTCAATTCATCTCCCCCTCGTATTGGCTTTTTAGTGCAGCAGTTACTCAGGCAGCCTCCTCTTCTTTAGCTTTCTCAACATCTTGGAATGTAGCCTCCCGAGCATCGGCTCTCTTATTCTCAAATTCCAGTAGAGCATCCAAAAGTTGCAAAAATAAACAGACAAGTCAGAAAACTACTAGAAAACCCAAAAAGCAAAAGAAAGAGTAGGGGAATTTATAAGAAGAACTTGTCTCTTAGAAGCCCTAAAAAGATCCTCCTCTGTCTGGGTAGTGAATGAGTTTGACTGCTCTGTGGATTCAATCACCCGACAAATTGTGCTCACCATCCGATGGTCCATTAGATTAGGGGATGGCCGGAAGACATGGTTGCTCAACAGCTCAATAATCGAGGTTGGAGTAGAACTAGGGCTTAGTTGGAAAGTTAGCCTCGAGTCATTAGAAATTAAGACAGTAGGAAGTCACTCACTGGCCTCTTGAGACTGACCTTTTGCCTTTGCCTGCTCTATCTGAGGATGGTTTTTGCGGAAGAGAGGAAGATGAAGTCTTTTTCTGTGAGGAGACCAACTCGGATTCTTTCACCAGCCTCCTTTTGTTTCTTGCCATCTTCGGAGCAATGGTGGTCATCTCCTGAGGCACGTGACAATTCTTTCACTTCAAAACTCCACCGACATCCTCAGCAGGAGAGGACCTGTCAGGGCTGAACACTACCCTTACTATGGCAACTTTCGAATTACTCCCGATAGCAGAAGCACCTTCAATCGCTGCAGGCACGACCTCAGTCTGGTCGAAGCTGACTAAGGCCAACTCCATACTACCCTAGTGGAAGACAGGGAAGGCATGACCTGAGCTGGCACAAGCTCCACCCTAGCATCTCAATAACTATGTCCATGGTTTTCTAGGTCTTGAAAGTCTCAACAGCATGTCGAACAACATCACGATAGGAAAAAATTTTGGAGAGTCAAAATGTCCTCCATGGGAACTACAGAAGTTGCAAAAagcacaaaaaataaataaaaacataaaataagcaAAACCAACAGAGAAGCAACAACAAAAGAATAGCTAAATACCAACATCATAACAATCCTCCTCTGGGAGGATATCCAAACACTTGAAAGCGTCGtatttaaaatgaaaggagAAGATCCGAATAAAGTACAATTGCTCCCACTCGGAGAGGAAAGGGAAGGCATTACAAAAGgtgtcaacaatactctatccTAACTCTAAGCCCCAGTCAAAGTTTCTTTTAGCTCCAACTATAGCAAAACTGTCTACCCAGTGCTTGATACAATCTTTATGGCCAATATAAATGGGCAGACCATTCCTACCATAGAAGTTCAGGAATCCATTATTAGCTTTTAAAATCTTGAAACATGCCCTGAACAAGCTCAAAGAAGGAGCAAAGCCACAACCTCAACACATAACCTCAAAAGCACTCATGAACATAATAGAATTTGGGGTCAATATTCAAGGAGTGATCTGATAAAACCGAAAAACAGAGTAAGCAAActaagaaaaatgaaaagaaaggcCATAATCTATTTGTTTCAAATAGAAAATGAGCATCCTCTCGGATTGGGCATCCACTAGATTAGAGGGAGGAGGTAAGGAGAATAGGGCAATCCATTCATTTAGATGAGGAGATCGAGTATAATGGGGTCTCTGTGGAAAGGAAGGATCGATGGAAGTTTCCCGAAGAGAGGTAAGGATTACCCTAGAAATGATCTTTTCGACCTGAGGGAATGGTAGAGGGGCCATCGAAAAAGAAATGCCTACCTAAGACTTGGAAAACTTgaaagaagaaggaaaaagCGAGAGAGATCTTAAGGATAGCAAACAAATGCAGCAAGAATAGCAAAAGCAATGAAAGAAAGGAAATGAAGACGAAAACCTATTTTATACTCAAAATGAAGCATTTATGGGCATTCAAAGAGTTGTGTTTCGGTGATCCAAGCAACGACAGTAATCAAGACACATCTGGGAGGATGCGCAAATGTCACGCATACTTATGGCCACTCCTTGTAActcaaaaaagaaattaataggTACACCTAACTGTGAAGTGCTGGATATGATTCGCTCCTCCAACCATTATAAATAACTATCAGAGAAGCAAAAAGGCatctaataatataataataacagATCCCATTAATATCACGATGCGTATACAAGAGATACAGAAAAATCTTGTGCACAAAAGTCATCCGGTCTGATTAGGCATAAGAAGGTCCGACCTGTGCTTCCCTACCTCTGACCTTATCTATACTCGAAGTGAGCAAAGCCAACCTTACCAGTGCTCGGAGCAAGTACGCCAACCTCTTTAAAGCGCCCTGGGCCATGCTAGGGCTATAATTACGTGTGCTAGGGCTAACAAGAAATGACGTGTATGATGGATAGAGTATGAATCAAGCCGTCTAACATACCAGTCATAGCATGCCATTATCCGATCTGAAAGGATGACTGTCAGAGCATCCTAACATGACCCGAGTATAAATACCCCTGAGCTACTCACTTTTAGAAACAAATTTATTAGCCACTACCGATACCATGAAACACACAGTCTCTCGTGGAAACCTCAACCTCCACCTCCATGAATAAAAAATCTTTCAGAACTATTAACTCTTAACAACCTAATCAGAACTATTAATTTTCTCATGAATCAAACATTTACTTACATGTTCCCATCTCGTTACCTCACCAAATCTCAGACATATCAAATTCTATAGTCATTTCAATATTGTTTATGAGGATCTTAGAAACAGAATACTTATAAAGTTTACATTTTTAAGAGTTTATAATGAAATTAAAGGTAATAatcttatttacttttttaataaatcaatcAAATGAGTATAATATGGCTTCAAATAATTGagtttgcaaaaaaaaaaaaaaagagttagcAGGTGGAATTACTTATCAACGTCATTAAACAATTTAAAAGTGATTAACAATTAAATATGCAATTATTTAGCTATATAATAATaagtttaattatatattaccaatttttaaaattacaatgatCAAATATCTCAACCATATATTTtgctattatttttttcatctcTATTGAAAAATCATCAACTAGTAAActcgttcttttttttttttaatttttttaaaaaacaagtcAACTCGACGAGATCACCGCCCATGAGCAAAGGTTTTTGGACCGGGCGGTTCGTTCCGGTTCAAAGAGCCGGTTCGAAACCTAAAGTAACGGAGTAATCCGACATGAACATTGAACAAGGACTCCTGAAGCTTTCTTCACTTTCTTTCTACCTTCCCATTATGTCCCCCTCTTCCCCCTTCCGATATTGAAACCCTAACCCCTAATTCCAGATATAGCCTAATTCTTAGCCCCATATTTTTCACTGCTCCACAGGCCTCTCGCTTTGCACAAAGTGAacaaagagaagaaagaaaggCCGAGGTCGATGGAGACTCAGTTCACACACAATTTATACGAGCGACGCCCCTTTCTCAAATCCAAGGCTCCTGCTGTTAAATGGTTCAAAGAATGGtaatcaattttcaatttttagtattttatttaattttttgtgtGTAAATTTGTAATTAGCTTTTCAGttattgtttataattattGTCGTTCATTTTAAGAATCTCAGGAAATTGAGAGGAAGAAAAGTAAAGAATGAATGAGGTTTTAAATTCAATGCCTTTATGCTGTTACCGGCTGTTAATGGGTTAAAGTGAAGTTCCAATATGAAAATATAGTTTCATATGTGGAGGAGATCCAAACAAAAGTTAgaataaaagaatttcttagTTTAAAATGGCTGGTGTTTAAGCTTCTGAGTTACTGTTAGTTCAGTTGAGTTTTTAAGGAGTCATTTGATTAGAGTTTGCTTTCAGCTTTGTTTGTTTGATTGcataaataaataagagaatGGAAAGACAAATAGGAAGGACAAGGTGTTCGTTCTTGATTTAGGCTCTCAGATGAAAACCATAAactaaagaataaataaataaataaataaggaaGTGGGAAGGCTTAACCTTGTAGATTTGCCATTCAAGGGAGACGTTTTGGAGTTATTGATTATGGAAAATTTGAAACCAGTAATATGTCTAGATCATATTGGTTGTGACATATACCATGGTTTGAAGACAAAGTGAATGGTGCCTTTCACATATCTCTTAGTTTACCTGTCTTCTACTCTTCTTCCTGGTATATCTGCTTCTGTTCTAGAAATTGTGATATCTAGCTGTTCTTGATTCCTGACTTTTTATTGTAAATGTAGGCCTATATAAAAAGTGATGGAACATTTAGATGTGGGGCACTTGTGAACATGCTTTCACTATTTTGTGATTCAATTTCTGTCTATGATCTTTCAACCATCTCTTTCTCtctatttattttacatttttaatccACCAAATAGAATTGAGCATAAAATTGCAATTAAACACTATCAATGTATTCCTTACTTCATGAATTTCTTTTGgcagttttttattttgttgtcaAGCTATTAATGGTCATGTAGTGGTTTAGTGTTTGATATTGTCATGCTCATAATCTGACCATTACTTTTCTCAGGGTGCCCCAAGATGTTGTGGCAACTGGTGGGAAGTGTTCACTTTTCAGATGGGTTAATGGTGAGTATTAGACTTGCTTTTTTCTTCTAATTTTAGTTTCGAATTTTCAAATGTTGTTTGCAAGGAAGGATTACTTGGATTTTATGTCTAATGCAAGGTTTAAGCTTTTATCTTATTTGTTTAATTTGATAGATTGATGTTCTACTAGGGTGTTACATTATGAAAAGCTGCGACATAATATTGATGTCTTATGATATTTATTTCAGATGATGTATTCAAAAGATCATTATGATTATTTTGTATGAGGAAAACTTTTGTCACTCATATTGGTGCTAATTGTAGCTTAGGTTCTAGAAAGTAAACTGTTGTCTTTTCTTCATTTGAACAGCCTAATATTGCCCTTTGTTTCAGCATATATAAATTTGGACTTTGTATCTTCTGGGTtatgattcaatttttttggGAGCTCCATATAAATGCCTTTCAGATGGAATTTTAATTTATGACTTTAAATGTGAAATTTTTGTTCCTAACTTTTCCCTATTGCTGTTACAAATAGAGAACCAATTGAAGGCTTTGAAAGAGAAGGCAAAGGAATCACCAGCACCAGAACCAGAGCCTGAACCTACTACAGAGGTTCTTTTCCTATGCAGTTATGAAGGCTGTGGAAAAACCTTCATAGATGCTGGTGCTTTGAGAAAGCATTCTCATATCCATGGGGAGAGACAATATGTTTGTCACTACGAAGGATGTGGAAAGGTgttaacaataaaatttttatacctattttattttatgtgtcCAATGATATTATGATCACTTAATAAAACcatgaatattgaaatgtaCCTCATAGTTTCAAAGTTCTCCTTTACTATTTTCATTTTTCTGTATAATGGTGTACAAGTGTTAAAAAGTGTTGTGTTTTTATCTTGCAGAAATTTTTAGATAGTTCAAAGTTGAAAAGACACTTCTTAATTCATACAGGTGAAAGAGATTTTGTATGTCCTCATGAAGGCTGTGGCAAGGTGATCAATCAATTTTTCCttctatttttttctcttattgtCGTTGAGGcacatttttttttccctttattaCTTGCTTCTACCAAGTAATAAATATTATGATTGAGATTTTTATGCTTAAATGCTTCTATCAACATGAATTTTGTGGTGTTTTCAGTGGATCTGGATTAATTCTTGTAGTGTTTGTGTAATTCAGGTTTTCTTACTGGTCACAGTTGCCCAGAATTGTTGCTTCTCCACATTATAATGcttgaaaatattttgattCTTATGCATCAATGATTTTACTGATTTTCATATATTTCACAATCAGAACTAAATTCCAACTTATAGTATTGCATATGGAAGTTATCCAGATTATAAAACtccatctctacttccctcTCTCACCCTCTGTGTTTGTCGCTGTAAGTGCTCTTGCATATGGAGTGAGTTTCAATTAATAGATTCATATGATAAATGACTTGGAATTTGGGAGGAAAGACATACATCAGGTTATCCATGAACCTAAGCAGACAAGAAACCATACTGAGGCTATGTGAGAATTCTAAAGTAATGTAGCTATTAACTTGAATTTGCTTCTAAATTGATTATTAAGATCTATATATAGCATAAATTCAAATTGAAATAGGTTTTGAACTTAAAATCCTAATACTTAGGTTTTGACTAAATAGAATAATCAAAAGATCAATTAAGAACAGTAGAATAGTTTTATACTTGCCCATGCTTTGTGTAAATGACAATTACTATAGTTTGTTTTATATAATTCTGCATCATGAACTTAAGATATTATCTTTATGCATCTTATGTGACTGCATTTATGTGTGATATAATCCATTTTTTCCCAATTGTGATTGTGGAACTGCAGGCGTTTTCGCTGGATTTCAACCTGAGGTCGCACATGAAAACACACTCACAAGAAAATTACCATATCTGTCCATACCCAGAGTGTGGAAAGAGATATGCTCATGACTACAAACTGAAGAACCATATTGCAGCTCACCATGAAAAGGTTAGTTTTGTTCCATTCACTAATAATGTTTCTGGCACATAGTTCCCAAATGTTATTCCTAATGTTCATTTTCTTGATCTGTAATCCAAATGTGGCGGCAAAAAGTTGTCcttgattttttaattgaatgacATTATACATTATCCCTAGCATTTGATACACAATGATCCTTCTCATAGAGCAATTATTGCATGCGAGGCAATGAGACAATTCAAGAGGTTGATGTACTCGTCTTTCACAAATAGTAGATTTTGAGTGCTCTCATTTCTTGGAGTCTTCAGTCTTATACTCCCATAATTTATGCGTCTATTATAAACTTGATTGTAGTTTGTAATAGATTTAGTTTTCTGAAAGGTGATTTCTGTTGATTGATCGTTGAGCATTTTAGGTTATACTTGCTGTGTAGCACATTAATATTACTGTATAATTGCACAGATGCATCTTTCTCTTTTACTTTCGCGTTTTTATTCATATGTTGGTAGGATCTAATTTTCAGAATCTTCATCAATTCTACAGCATTCAACTCCCGATACAGTGAAATATACCACACCTCCAGAAAAGATAACGAAAGTTTCCAAGCCTTCAGCAGTGGCGTATGGCTCTGTGTCATCCGATCGTCCCTATGCTTGTCCTTATGAAGGTTGTATAAAGGCTTACATCCATGAATACAAGCTTAAACTACATTTGAGAAAAGAGCATCCTGGCCATATGTCTGATGAAAACGCTGAGAATGCCTCTCCCAATGCTGACAATGAGGTGGATGAGGCCAGTGATCAAGATGCCTATGTTGAGAAGCGTGCAAATGGGAAAAATCGGAAACAGAGCCGGGCAAAGCCCAACTTGAAGATGCCTCCATCAAAAATCACACAACGGAAAGGTTCAAGTCCATCTCGTGCCGCTTTGAATGTGGTGAAAAAATCTTGGCAGCCATTAAAGGAAGAAAACTACGAAGAAGAAGATAGTGAAGAGACAGAGGAGGAGGATCGCGACAATGCAGAGGATGGATGGAGATATGGGGAAAACAATGAGGATGATGATGACGAGGAGACGGAGTATGAAGATTGAAGAAACACAGCTAGGTtgcttttttcatttttttaaatatatatatattttttatttgcgtTCTTGTAATATAGTTCTTTTTTTAATCTCTCTAAAAATAATGCCAAACTTGAAGAAATTTACAAATTGTTAGGCGAGATTGGTTACTTGCATTCGAATTATTCTCCCTTTCCCTTCTGACAAGATATGAACTGTTTGCTCGAATGGTCTGACCTTGCTTGAGCTATAGCTGTACCATGGAATTGCTGTCCCTTTAATTAGCAGGATTACAATAATTGAATGATTTGGTTCAGGTAAGGTGCAAGTATAACCAgaaatttcatattattttttcacACTAGCATTGTCAAATAAATTATGTTAATTATGTGTGCTTTGATGTGAttcactaattaaataaaatttattttcattaatatcATCGGCTACAGTCACTGCATACTTGAAGACACCAGAAAGAGCACTCCTTGTCCAAGGATAATACAAATGAAGCCAATTGCATTCGGAAATCAAATTGAACTTCCATTTCTCAACTTTCCAAGAGCTCCCAGGTGAGTTGATGTTGTCTTTGATGTCTTCACATGAACCTTTATGCATGCATCTACCTGTGATTATAAATAATAAGTCTGTGTTATTACACCTTGGAACAAAAGTTACCCGTATTTGTGCAATTTGGAAAAGTTCACATTTCATACCATAAGAATGGAGAAAATCAATTGAATCCATTAACAAAACTTCGCCAAATAGATTCCATCAACATGAGAAATTGAAAATGTTGAACCAGACAGGAGATTGAACAAAGGAATAGTACCTCAACTTTTCTGTTTCCAGAGCAGGAAATTGAATAGTGCTGCAGATTTGTACCATCAATTCATTGTCTCTTTTATAATGAACTTGTATCTGAATTGATTATAGTTGGACCTATATAGAATCTATAATAATCAACGGTATTCATTAGTGGGAACTGAGAAGTGGTAAGCCACCCTCATCTAGAAAGGAAATTGTATTTGTACATCAACTTTTGCCTTTGATTACCAATCCACCTTTACTTATCTTGGAAATCATCAACCCAATCCAGGTCTAATTCTTCAACAACTTGCTTAGTAGACTTCAAATTTCAATTACTTGTCCTTATCATCCTAAACACATTTTATTTTCATGATGATATAAAGTTGAAAATTATAAAGCATGAGCCTTCGTATCCGCTAAACCTCCTTATGCCATCCATAATAAAACAACTCATTCTTGTCAAATTTGAAATCCCTTGGTAAAATTGCACAATAAGCCAAGAATCTCTCCATATGAAAAAAGATGATAATAACTcaatcttaaaatttaaaaatatcgaAAATACAATCCTCATAGTTCTCGGTCCACACATCATCTAGACTGACTGAAAACTTCTTTCCAGACAAGAATGTCAAATCTATTAGAAACGTAAACCCATACTTTAGAATCAAACTTCTATATATCATCGTAGTACATAATGTGAGTGTGAAATTTCTCACCTACACCACCCATGGCAGTTATTGAAAGCACAAAAACTCATGAGTCATGTGCTTCAAAACTCATCAACAATTCAAAAACATCATTTTTATACTTTTCATTTCCATAAATATTAAGCTCCTTCACCAAAAATGGTCTCTTGTATACCTTATTGGAACTCCCTTCAACAGTCATCCTCAAGCACATGGTCACAATTTCTTCATACCCAGTAGCTATCTCCTTTAATTTGCACCCTGTCTTTACATCCCAGAAGGAAAACTTGAGAAATTCTGCATATGGAAAATCTTCAAATCAaagtttgaaaagaaaaggtaaAAAAACAACCTCTAAAACTTCCAATCTTAACTTCGAATAACAAATAGCATTGATTTATAAAGTTCTAATTAGACTTTGTCAAGAACAATTGACTTAAAAGTAAACATCCAATTACAAAAACAAATGTAGAAGTCAGAGGCTATATTATATATCCTTGAATCTTGAAAGCTTGAGACTGTGCAAAAGGATCAGATCAGTTGAAGAATTTCACTTGTTactagaaaaagaaaatcaagagACAAGAAATAGAAGCAGCAAATTAATTAGCAGAAATGCTATGAGCATTACCTGTTAGATGCAAAGAGATCTGTGGAGATTGGCAAGTGATTAAAGAGAAAACAAACAAAAGATGAAGGCTTgaggagagagagaaagagaggctATGTAAAAAGGAAGGAAGGAGGAAATGGGCGGCTGATATACAATTGTAGAAAAGAGAAAGCAGAGCAAGGAGGTTGAAGTCCCGTCTGCTAGACTATAACCACGTGGATTCAATCGTCATTTTGCTTTTATTGTTGGTCTAATTTCCTTTTTCTCAtgcttttttaaataatttttttaaatagagatcaaaaaaataaatctgtTATTTTTTGAGTTATTATCAGACTAAGTCTGCAAatgctttttaataatttattaaaagtttaagatttgctataatttaatttatattttttatggaaaacaatttaatttttaaatttttattctacTAATACTGTCtactaataatttaaattgatttaatttataattaattattaattgtctactaataatttaaattgatttaatttataattaattaataataaatttagcaggactaatttattaataaaataaaatttataaaataaggcATTTACTAATTATAGATTTTGTTAAATTTCGAAAAATAAAgcatatatttctttttaaaaaaattaattatttaagtttagatttaataaaatttattatttaacctctatttttaaaatatattacttaagtattattaatatgttagtaaggagaaaaataattaaaatgctatTATCTTTAATTAGTCTATGCAATGTCATTGtacttaattaatttacataATTACATTAAATAGTAATATCTTTCTTTCGATAATTTATTagtgtaaaaattttaattttaaaaaaattataattaataaattataaaaagataatatagttttattaaaaaataaaatcaaaacagTTACCTGCTAATTGAAAATAACTCttaagtaatttgaaatttagtTGTTATGCCTCTTATCAGCTGCTTATCAGTTATCCATAGACTTTGTTTAACTGTTTATATATCTATCGATTATCAGCCACATTAATCGGGTTCTAAACACTTCGGTCTGGTTGAGCCAATATTAAAAAGGTCAAACCTTAACTCtactaaattttaatacatAAGTCTGTTTCACATGCAAGTCAAACTTTCGATTCTGGTTGAGTCAATATTGAAAAGGTCAGACCTTAATTCTACTAAGATCCAATACATAAGTCTGCTTCACATGGAAGTTAAGTCCCTTGATACTCGAGATCGTGTCCACATGACGTCAGATGAAATTAAATGGTTGTCTGATGATGGAAAAAAACACAATACGTTCGTACTTATGGTCAATGTGACTGTGATAGGAGGATACAAACGTAGGATGACGATTACACATCactaaaaaacaaaagaaaaaagaaaaaaggaaaaaagaaaaagaaaaaagggaaaaggaaaaagaCAAATCAGACTAAACTTATCAAAATACACTTACACTTTGAGTCTGCCCTTTATTAGATCTCAGAATATCGATTGGCGCCATCTATAAAAAAACGAAAGAGATCTTTTTATCACCGGAATTCTCATTCTCATTTCACCCACTAAAATCCACatggctaaccacaacgaaaacTATACTAGAAACATTCCAAACGACATGAGTTCAACTCAGGAAGAACTACAATTCTCATTTTCTAGTCCAACTACTccacttatattttttattccgTCATCGAACTCAGCCGAAACCATGTCTCGAATCACTTTGTCTAATTAAGAGTTACAATGTATGGCTCTATAGAGCATTATCTAGTGGCTAGACCAGATGTTTCAATAGGGAGAGCTTAATACTCCGTTGAGCGTATCACCTATAGCCGAGGCCGAGGGACTTAACGTCAATAAGCCCCAACCCATATTAAACTTATTTTGATGAGGTCAGAATAGGACCAACCAATAGAGCAAATcctattcaaattttattctctAAATAATATATCCCTCGTTTAACATGAatgattttgcaagaaaagaattcaaatgaattcttgcaaaatcattcataattttatttctatacataattgaaaattttttaaattaaaacattttgaaTTATTCTATcctaatgaaaaattttaaaagaaaagaattgaattattaaaaaaatttttcaacCGGAAGGTTAAGGATATAGATTTcaacaacaatatattaaaacaactatgtatttcatttcattattcattctttttactaaatatacttttaaattCATTACGTGATTTAAGAGTCAAATATTTTATCCATCAAgtactctatttattttatagattCAAACTCGATTAAGGAGCGGATGCAATATCAATTTTCACATTTTTacacaaatttaaataaatctgaAAAAAATTGAGCTAAGAGAATAATTAAACTAAGCAAACTTAAATAATGTAGATTGTTTTTCTTTCACTAAATTCAGCAAACTTAGACATTTCCAAACAAATGATATTGGGAATTTCCTGATTGAAGATAAGGACAAAATGCGAAGGAAGACTTTGAAAAAGCAGGGAAGAGTCAGAAAGCTGATTTAGAAAATTTCCCTGTAATTTCCTTCTGTTTTTGAAGAAGTGAAGGAAACTTGTTCCACCATCTTTTTTCCTTCTTCCTTCCGCCCTACCATATTCTGCTTTTTTTTCTAGATCAAATTTTTATTCTcagaaattaaaaagtaaatttgaaaaaaatttaatattagtcataattttattcaatagattaaactaaatttgaaaaaaagttCACGGCAActtacaatataattttaatatatcgttaataaatattaatatggtatttaaaaattaattaaaaaattattttattaagataaattatattttaatccttaaaattttat
This region of Manihot esculenta cultivar AM560-2 chromosome 10, M.esculenta_v8, whole genome shotgun sequence genomic DNA includes:
- the LOC110624785 gene encoding zinc finger transcription factor YY1 gives rise to the protein METQFTHNLYERRPFLKSKAPAVKWFKEWVPQDVVATGGKCSLFRWVNENQLKALKEKAKESPAPEPEPEPTTEVLFLCSYEGCGKTFIDAGALRKHSHIHGERQYVCHYEGCGKKFLDSSKLKRHFLIHTGERDFVCPHEGCGKAFSLDFNLRSHMKTHSQENYHICPYPECGKRYAHDYKLKNHIAAHHEKHSTPDTVKYTTPPEKITKVSKPSAVAYGSVSSDRPYACPYEGCIKAYIHEYKLKLHLRKEHPGHMSDENAENASPNADNEVDEASDQDAYVEKRANGKNRKQSRAKPNLKMPPSKITQRKGSSPSRAALNVVKKSWQPLKEENYEEEDSEETEEEDRDNAEDGWRYGENNEDDDDEETEYED